In one Motacilla alba alba isolate MOTALB_02 chromosome 7, Motacilla_alba_V1.0_pri, whole genome shotgun sequence genomic region, the following are encoded:
- the ORMDL1 gene encoding ORM1-like protein 1, which produces MNVGVAHSEVNPNTRVMNSRGMWLTYALGVGMLHIVLLSIPFFSVPVAWTLTNVIHNLGMYVFLHAVKGTPFETPDQGKARLLTHWEQLDYGVQFTSSRKFFTISPIILYFLTSFYTKYDPTHFILNTASLLTVLIPKLPQLHGVRIFGINKY; this is translated from the exons ATGAACGTAGGAGTTGCCCACAGCGAGGTAAATCCAAACACTCGAGTGATGAACAGCCGTGGAATGTGGCTGACATACGCGCTGGGAGTCGGCATGCTGCACATTGTCCTGCTCAGCATTCCCTTCTTTAGTGTCCCCGTCGCTTGGACTTTAACAAATGTCATTCACAACCTG ggAATGTATGTGTTTTTGCATGCAGTAAAGGGAACTCCTTTCGAAACACCTGATCAGGGCAAAGCTAGGCTACTAACACACTGGGAACAACTGGATTATGGAGTACAATTCACATCTTCAAGGAAGTTCTTCACAATCTCTCCTATAATTCT gTACTTCCTGACGAGTTTCTATACCAAGTATGATCCCACTCACTTTATCCTCAACACAGCCTCTCTCCTGACCGTGCTTATCCCCAAGCTGCCACAGTTGCATGGGGTTCGAATCTTTGGCATCAATAAATACTGA